Genomic window (Sphingomonas sp. HF-S4):
GGTTTTGCGCCAATTTCATCAATGCGGTGCCGCCGCCGCGCGATCCGGTGAAGCCGACCGCCTTGATCCGCGGATCGGTGACCAGCGCCTGGCCCACCGTGTTGCCCGCGCCGTTGATCAGCGAGAATACGCCGGCCGGCATGCCGGTCTTCTCGGCGGCGCGGGTGATCGCGCCGGCCACCAGCTCCGACGTGCCCGGATGCGCCGAGTGGCCCTTGACGATCACCGGGCAGCCTGCGGCGAGCGCCGAGGCGGTGTCGCCGCCCGCGACCGAGAATGCGAGCGGGAAGTTGCTCGCGCCGAACACCGTGACCGGGCCCAGCGGCACATGGCGGAGCCGCAGATCGGGCTTGGGCGCCGGTGCACGATCGGGAATGGCATGATCGATGCGCGCGCGCAGATACTCGCCGAGCCGCAGCTCCTTGGCGAACAGGCGGAGCTGGCCGGCGGTGCGGCCACGCTCGCCGGTCAGCCGCGCCTGGGGCAGCCCGCTTTCCTGCATCGCGCGCTCGACCAGTTCGTCGCCCAGCGCTTCGATCTCGTCGGCGATCGCTTCGAGGAACTTGGCGCGGTCCTCACGCGGCAGCCCCGAATAGATCGGGAAGGCGGCTTCGGCAGCGGCTGCGGCGGTTTCGACGTCCTCGGTGGTCGCGATGCTGAAGCTCGGCTCGATCTCCGTGCCGGTCGCCGCGGCAACGGCCTTGAAGCCCGGGCCGTCGCGCGACACGCGCTTCGAAGCCACGAACAATTCTCCAGTCAGCGCCATGCGAACTCTCCCGATGTCATAATGAAGTTAGCGGTAACAATGCGTCAGGGGCGACTTAGGCATGCCCGGCCCCCGGTTCAATCCTGCGCATCAGCAGCAGGCCCCGCCGCGCGCTTCCATCGTGTCGCTCAGCCCGCGCTCGACGAGCCGCGCCATCGCGTCGTGCGCGCGCTCGGCATCCTGCGCCTCGATCGCCTCGAACACCTCGAGATGGATGGGCAGCGCGTCGTGGGGGGCGGGCAGGCGGTGCTGCTTGAACGCAGTGGTGATCGCGATCGCCGCGGCGACTCCGCTGGTCAGCGAGACGATGAAGTCGTTGGCCGAGGCTTCGAGCAATGCCGAATGGAACGCCTCGTCGCAGCGCCGCCCCGCCTCGGTGGCGAAGCCGTGCTGCGCGACGCCGTCGAGCCCGGCCTTCATCCGCGCGAGCTGCTCGGGCGTACGGCGGCTGGCGGCGAGGCGCGCGGCATCGGGCTCGACGATCCGGCGCAGCTCGAACAGGCTGGCGATCAGCCCCGCGTCGGGCTCGCCCGCGAAGATCCAGCCAAGTACGTCGGGATCGAGCAGATGCCATTCTTTCCGTGGCGACACCTGGGTGCCGATCTTGGGCCGCGAATGGACCAGGCCCTTGGCGGCAAGGATGCG
Coding sequences:
- a CDS encoding FadR/GntR family transcriptional regulator, with protein sequence MATAPPAEAKPKRVRRRPPRPRSLRLHGTVARELGTRIVSGVLEPGEILEGEIAASVQFNVSRTAYREAIRILAAKGLVHSRPKIGTQVSPRKEWHLLDPDVLGWIFAGEPDAGLIASLFELRRIVEPDAARLAASRRTPEQLARMKAGLDGVAQHGFATEAGRRCDEAFHSALLEASANDFIVSLTSGVAAAIAITTAFKQHRLPAPHDALPIHLEVFEAIEAQDAERAHDAMARLVERGLSDTMEARGGACC